GTAGGCGCAGGACGTCTTTTTTGGATCTGCCGGCGGCGAGTTGGCGGGCGGCGTAGGTGCGGGTGTGTTCGTCGTGAGACCAGCGGACCAGCGCGATGCGGTGCAGGGCGTTGTTGGCGGCTCGGTCTCCGCCGCGGGAGAGCCGGTGGCGGGTGGTTTTGCCGGAGGAGGCCGGGATAGGGGCCACCCCGGCGAGGCGGGCGAAGGCGGCCTCGGAGCGCAGTCGGTCGGTGTTGGCGCCGGCGGTGATCAGCAACTGGGCGGCGGTGTCGGGACCTACCCCGAAGGCGGCGCGTAGCGCGGGGTTCAGGGCGCGGGTCATGGTGTCGAGTTGGGTGGTCAGCTCGCCGATTTGGCGCTCGAGGAACTCGATGCGCTGGGCCAGGGCTTTGCAGGCGGTGAGGACCGCGTTAGTGGTCGGGTCGTGGTGGGCGGTGGGCCGGCAGCGCGCTAACGCCTGCACCAGCCGCAAGGTTGTCGGGTAGCGGCGGTAGCGCTCGCGCAGGTCAGCCGGTGCGGTGACGAGCAGGTCTTTGATCTGCTGGATGGCTGCGCTGCGGGCTTTGATGCCGCCACGGCGGGCGATCAGGAGGGCTTTGAGCGCACCGGTGGTGCGGTCTTTGGGAACTGCTAGACCGTGACCGGATAGCACCGCGCGG
This is a stretch of genomic DNA from Mycobacterium sp. ELW1. It encodes these proteins:
- a CDS encoding IS110 family transposase; this translates as MTSPRRVVIGVDTHLDTIHLAALTDSGQPLGDAEFRTNPTGYYVAITWARSFGEVFIAGVEGTSSYGAGFTQALQDNDIHVVEVNRPDRGARRRHGKSDPLDAYSAARAVLSGHGLAVPKDRTTGALKALLIARRGGIKARSAAIQQIKDLLVTAPADLRERYRRYPTTLRLVQALARCRPTAHHDPTTNAVLTACKALAQRIEFLERQIGELTTQLDTMTRALNPALRAAFGVGPDTAAQLLITAGANTDRLRSEAAFARLAGVAPIPASSGKTTRHRLSRGGDRAANNALHRIALVRWSHDEHTRTYAARQLAAGRSKKDVLRLLKRAIAREMFKHLTAPCPIDDYSDLRPTRQARNITLTSAAQHLGVWPTVISRLERGLQRHDTLATTYRHWLNTHHIDAA